CAGTCAGGGTCCATGCCTGCATCGCGGGCGGAGATGGGGTTTCCGCCTGCATCTGCCACCTGAAGCGTGCAGACGATTTTTTCAGGGCGGATGATTTCCAGGAAGGTGGTTTTGCACCAGCAGTCTTTATAGTTGCCTTCCGGGTTGCGGATGCAGGAGAGAAAGCTGCCGCCGGGGCGGATATCGACATGGGCGAAGTGGACGGTGCACCCTTTCGGCGCGTACCAGTGCCGCAGATGTTCTTCTTGGGTCCATGCTTCAAAAACCAGCTCCTGTGGCGCGTTGATGATACGGGAGATGAACGTATCCTGATTATTGCTGTTTGCCATGTTTTTTATTTTTTGTTTGTAATTGCTGTAAATAATCCTCCATGGAGTCGATGGCTGCATTCCAGTATTTGTTGCATTCTTCCACCCATGAAGTTACCTCTTTCAGTTTGTCTATTTTCAGTTCACAATAGCGTTCGCGGCCCTGTTGCCGGATAATGACCAGCCCGCATTCCGTAAGCACTTTAATATGCTGGGAGATGGCCGGCCTGCTGGCGTCGAAGTTGTCTGCTATGGCGTTCAGGTTCATCGACTGACGGGCTATCAGCGAGATGATCTCCCGCCGGGTGGGGTCTGCTATGGCCTGATAGATGTCCCTTCGTTTCTCCATTATGTAAGTATTTGCTTACAAATATAGGAAATGTAAGTAAATGCTTACAAATTTATTTTTTGGTGATAATTTTTTCATCTCCCCAAAGTCAAAAAATGGTAAACAACCACGATGGTCCGCTGCAAAAAGATCAACGGCCTGGCTTATCTTCGCGTGAATAAAAAAACAGTAGATGGGACCGTGGTTACATATCTGTGCGCAGTGCGGCGCCAAAAATTATTACAAGGCATGGGACATGTGCCAGCCGGAAGTTCGTTGTAGGGAATGCGGGTTTGTTAAGGTAAATCCGCCGGAAGAGGTGGAGCGGATGCGCAGGATAGCGGCAGAGAACAGCTGGTATGCGGGTTTTGTGGAGCTGTTGTTTGCGATGGAAGACGAGCTGGGCATTGAATTTAACGGCAAGGAATTTCCGGAGCCTTTTGCCACCTGGCGAACACTGCTCGAGGCGACGCTGCAGTACACCGGCACGGCCGTGACCGAAGCAAAAGTGATGGAAGTGATGGCGAAATGTGCCGATACAACGGTAACGTATATACGTGAAAAAATTGATGAGCCGATCAGTATGTAAAAAATCACTTTTTATATGATAGTCAGGAGGACTAATGATAGGTTTGTTTTATTTGTTGGCCTGTAATATAGTGTGGTGGCTTGTTTTGTGGTGTTTTGCTGTGGGTATTTGTTAATCTTTTGATTTTTTTTGAAAAAAAATTTGGTGAAATAGAATTCTTATTTATCTTCGCTTCACTTATCCAAACAGTCTGTTTTTTTCTGGTTGTCCCAAAGTTGTCCCAAAACATTTGATTGACATTGTACCCCGGAATACTATACTTATACTAAGATTGGCTATATCCTGAAATATCAATTCCATAGGTTTTTTTCCGATAAAATATCCCTACGCTGCGGTTACTGTTATCAGTATTGTCCGTTGGTGTCTGTTGGGAATACAGATGTATCGAGTGCATGTGATTGTTATGTATGTATGCTTCGTGTGTAAGGAAGTGTAGCGCTTATCCCTGACCGCACTCTGCTTATTTTCCGTTTTTTAAGATTTGCTTATTGTCTAAATCTGGCTTCTTATGAAAGAGAAGATCCTTTCCGTGACCCTGCCTGTCGCGGTCTCGTGGGCCTGTAAGGTCTTCGCGCAGGCACCGGTAACAACGGCTACAGCTGATGCTTCCACCATCGTGGCGGCTCCTGTACGCTGCTCACGGGCCTACGGTAACATCGGTTTTGGTAACATGGCACCTTCCGGGACAGCTGGTGTGGTGAAACCGGCTCCGGATGCTACCCGCAGCGCTTCCGCTTTCAGGGAACGAAGTATGATCAATGCTGAAATTGCAGATGTAACAGGTGACGGGTAACCGCAAAAGTAACTGATCGGCAATTCCGGCTTAAAACCAAAAGGTCCTGTACTTCACCTGGGTGCAGGCCTTTGGTATCCCTATCCCGCAACCCAAAAATTTTTTGAAAGATGTATGCTACCATGCTTATGAAGCGCCTGACCCTGCGCGTGCAGCAGAGATATGAGATAATCTTTGCTACCGCATTCACCCTTTCCTTTTTGTTACTGCACACGGTCATTGTGCATGCGCAGGGAAACCTGATGATTTATCCCAAACGTGTGGTGTTTGATGGTTCCAAAAGAACACAGGACCTGGGCCTCGCCAATACCGGCGCGGACACGGCCACCTACCAGGTGTCTTTTGTCCAGGTCAGAATGAAGGAAGACGGTTCTTTTGAAAACATTGAGCAACCGGATTCAGGACAGAGCTTTGCAAGCGCTAACCTCCGTATTTTTCCCCGTACCGTTACCATTGCACCCAAAGAATCACAAGCCGTGAAACTGCAGGCCATCAACACGGGTAGCCTGCCTCCCGGCGAGTACAGATCTCACGTTTATTTCAGGGCTGTTCCTGCTCCCTTACCTGCCGGTGAAACACCGATGCGGCCCAAAGACACCAGTAACCTGGAAGTCAAACTGGTCCCCGTATTTGGTGTCACCATCCCCGTCATCATCCGTGTGGGCGCTGATTCCACGTTGGTCGTTATCTCCGACATGGACCTGGATTTCAAAGACCCGAAACAACCACAGGTGATGTTTGCGCTGAACCGCAGCGGCAATATGTCGGCCTACGGCGATCTGACGATCGATTACATCTCGCCGTCAGGCCAGCGAACGCGTGCCGCCGCGGTAAAAGGAGTGGCGGTGTATACACCGCTGTTAAAAAGAAAAGTCAGGATAGATCTCGACAACACGGCTAAGCTCAATTATCATCAGGGCAGGTTGGAAGTAAGCTACGAAACGGCTTCCGGTAAACCAGCCACCCTGGCTAAACAGGAGATGTTCCTGCGCTGAGATAAACAGACGATTGTTTAACCCCTTCGCAATTTCCCGATCATGTGTATGCATTTTGTACAGCACCCGGCAGGGTGGGCTGTGACGGGCATCTTATGTTTGCTGCATTGTTTGCCCGCAGTGGCCCAGGTTACGCCCACCATCGTTCAGCAACTCAGTTTTGGTACCTTCAGCACCGGTCAAAGCGGCGGCACCATCACCGTCAACGCGGACGGCGTCACTACCACCACCGGTGATGTGATACCCATCGGAAAAGGGACCATGGCCTCACCGGCGGTGATAGAACTGGAAGCGCCCGTTGGCAGCAGGATCGCCATCCTGGAAACCAACTCCCTGCTGAAAGGCGGCAAAGGCAACACCCTGTCGCTGCGCATCAAGAGCTCCGACCCGGCGATGCCTTTCATCACCAAAACACCCCGGACCAGCATTCATATCGGCGGGACATTAACAATCAATAAACCCGGACAAACAGCTTCAGGAAATTATAACGGACAGGTCTTCATCACTTTTTTAGCAGGCGAATAACCCCGCCTGCTATGAGAAACCATGAACCATGAAAAACCTTCACGACATGCTCATGCCCGTTCTGTTCGGCGCGCTCTGCATCGCGTGCGCCATCACCGGAACATCGGGCAGCTGCCTTGCACAAAGCCCCGGCTCAGATGACGAACTGGTTGTGACCGTGGGGATGCAGGAATTGGGGAACGCTGAGATATCCGCCATTATCCGTAACCAGGATGTTTACCTTTCAGTGAGTGACCTGTTCGATTTCCTGCAAGTTAAAAATACCCTGTCGCCCCAGGCTGATACCCTGTCAGGATTTATCATCAGCCCGGAAGACAAATTTATCATCGACAAATCAACACATACGATCACCTATAATAAAAAGACATTCACCATGGACGCTCAAAAACTTATCTGCACGCCTGCGGGATTCTATCTCCGCTCCGCCAGCTGGGCCGATGTGTTCGGGGTGAACTGCGCTTTCCGCTTCCGCGATCTGTATGTGGCCATGACGACTAAACGCGAGCTGCCTGTAATCCGTGAAATGAAACAACAGAAGCTTCGTGATAATATTAACCGGTTGAAAGGAGAGGAGAAAGCGGATACCGTTATCCGCAGAAAAGCTACGCCTTTCAGCATTAATGCGGCCGACTGGTCAGTGATGACCACTACGCAACAGGACGCCACCAGCTTGAACCTCAACCTGTCGCTCGGCGGCCAGGTGGCCGGCGGCGAAACCAACCTGCAAATGAATTATATCGATGGAAACCTGGACGTTCGCAATCAGCAATTCATGTGGCATTATGTGAACAATGATCATCCATTGTTACGGCAGGTTACCGTAGGCAAGATCAATAATATGGCAATCGCCTCCGTATTGTACCCGTTAGCGGGCGTGCAGTTTACCAATGCACCCACGCTTAACAGGAGTGCCTTCGGTACCTACCGGTTAACCGACATTACTACGCCTGGCTGGAAAGTTGAGCTGTACATTAACCATGAACTGGTCGATTACCAGCAGGCCGATGCTTCCGGTTTCTTTGCCTTCAATGTGCCCATCATTTATGGCAATACCACCGTGACGCTCCGATTCTATGGCCCTTTTGGTGAGGTGCGCACCGAGCAGCGGGAAATTATGGTGCCTTTTAATTTCCTGCCTGCCGGTGAAATGGAATACACGCTGACCGGCGGTATCGTACTCGACGGACAAAGCAGCCGTTACGCCATGGGCGCCGTTCACTACGGTATCACCAAACGTATCACCATTGGCGCCGGCACAGAATATCTCTCCTCTATTCCCGGCGGGAAACCGATCCCTTTCATGCATGCCGCGTGGCGGTTGACCGACAACCTGATCTTCAGCGGTGAATACGCATACGATGTGAGAAGCAAAGCCTCTCTCTTCTGGCGCATGCCCTGTGAAATGGAAATAGAAGCACAGTACCTGCGCTATAAACCGGGACAGCAGGCAGTGAAATACAATTACCAGGAAGAACGCAAGCTCTCAATAATGCTACCTATCAGAAAACCCAATTTTTCCCTGTTCTCCCGGCTAACGGTAGATCAAATCACCATGCCGCCGGCAGAACAGGTCCCGACTACAGAAAAAATTCCGCTGACGCCTTCCATTCCCTCCGTGAAATATACTACCGTGGAATGGATCACTTCCGGCACTATCGGCCGTGTGAACACCAATGTGACCACGTTCTGTAATTTCCGGGAAGACGCACCGCCAGTGGCTTACAGCACTCTGTCGCAAACGTACCGGCTCTTCTCCAATATGTTTGTCATGCCCCGGGTACAGTACTCCTATGACAGCCACCAGTTTTCCAACGCCCGCGTGGAACTGGAGCGCAACATCAGGCAACGTACCTACGTAAGACTCTCTTTCGAAAGGGATTTTCTCTACCAGCAGTTTATTGGTGGCATTACCCTTCGTTATGATTTCAGATTTGCCAAAGCGGGTATGAGCGCCATGATAGCAGGCCGCAATTCATCGCTCACCGCTTCAGCAGGCGGCAGCCTGCTCTATGACCGGGAAAGCCATTACCTGATGACCAGCAATGTAGGCAGTGTAGGACGTGCGCAACTGACGGTGCTGGCTTTCCTTGACATCAATGGCAATGGTAAAAGAGATGCCGGTGAGCCCAAGGTGGACGGGCTTTCCATACAGGTCAACGGCGGCCTGTCCGTGTTCGACAAACAAGATACCCTTTACCGTGTCTTTAACCTGGAACCTTACCGAAAATACCTGATACGCCTAAATCCTGACGGTCTCAGCTCCGTTGCATGGCAACTGAAACATACCGCCATCGGGGTGACCGCGCTGCCCAATCAGTTTAAGCCGGTAGAAATACCTGTGACCGTTTCCGGTGAAGTAGCCGGCATGGTCAGGAATACCCAAAAACAAGGACTGTCCCGTATCCGGATCAACGTGCTGGATACCGACTGTCACACAGTTGCCTCCGTACTCACGGAAACCGACGGTTATTTCAGCTACCTTGGCCTTCGTCCGGGCACCTATACCTTAAGCCTGGACCCGGCGCAGCTGCAGCGCCTGCATATGACAGCCCAACCCGCTGAAATAACCGTTACCATTAAACAAAATCCCGAAGGCGACGTCGTCGATGGACTGATGTTTAAACTTAGCCCGATTCTATCCGCTAACCCACCCAAATAGTTCGCATTTGATTAACCCCAAACTTTTTATTTCATCACTTATCTATTTAATCATTTATCTATTTATTCATTATTTAAAACCCAAATTTTATGAAAAAGGTGTTATCATTAATGGCTATCATTTCTGTATTCTTCGCCGCAACAGCAGTTGCCCAGACATCCGCTACCGCAACAGCCAATGCTTCTGCAACTGTCATCACTCCCATTACCCTGACTAAAACGCTGGACCTGAATTTCGGTATTCTGGCTGCGTCTCCGATTCCCGGCACCCTGAAAATCACTCCTGCCGGTATTCGTACCACAACAGGTGGTGTTTCCACCCTGTCTACCGCAGGCACAGTTACCCCTGCAATTTTTTCTGTAGCAGGTGAAGATGGTTATTCTTACGCTATCACACTGCCACTTATTCCTGTAGTATTGCACAATACTACACATGCAGGCGCCTTCATGCTGGCCACTAACTTCACCAGCTCTCCGGCGGTGATCACCGGTGGCGTATTGACTGGCGGCTCTCAGGCACTGAACGTAGGAGCTACCCTGTTCGTAGGCCCTAACCAGGTAAACGGCCTGTACACTACCAGTATTCCGTTCCCGGTTACTGTGAACTATAACTAAGCAATTGTTGCGGTTGCTAGAACAAGGGGTTGTCCTGCAAACAGGGCAGCCTCTTTATTTTTATATCTTTGCGGGCTTAAGATTTATAACGTGGGACGAAAGGCTAACCTGAAAAAAAGAGAAGGGGAGTTTCCCGGGGCGTAACCCCGGGATATCATCGGTGCTATTATTGCATGGCTGTTACTTCCGGCAGTTGTTTGCTCAGATAGCCAATAAAAGTCCATATTTCCGCCACTTCATTGATGGGCACTTCAAAATCGGCGTATTCTTCGTTGAGGGAACGCAGGAGCAGCGTGCCTTTTTGTTTAATGCGGCTGGTTACCAGTTTGAAGATAATATCCTCTTCTCCGCCTTTCAGTACCAGTACGCAGGCGGTATTGTCTTTCAGGTGTGACCAGTCTTCCAGGTACTGGGCGATGATGTGGCTGCCATCGGGGATGGGCTGCATAGAATCGCCGGAGATGGGGAACATGCGGATGGTTTTGCCACGGGGCAGTTCCGGGAGGGAAAACTTGGGCAGGCCAGCGATGAACTCCGGATCTGCGTGCCCGCTGCGATAGCCTGCCCTGGCGCGTGCCGACACATACTCCATATTTTCTTCATTGTCCTGGTCAACTGTAATGGGCAAAATGCGTATATGCCTGCCCGTTAAGTCGACCGTATTACCGGCTTCCAGCTCCAGCAGTTGTTCTTCCGTAGCCTGTTGCAGATCGTTTTTAATGAACGTGTCCAGGTCCACCCGGAAAAAGTCAGAGATCAATACCAGGTCTTCCAGCCGTGGGTTCCGTGTTTTACCGCTTTCCTGTGCTGTAATTTTGTTTCTGTTGATGCCCAGCAGATCGGCCAGATGCTGCTGTGAGAGCTTTTTCCGCGTGCGCAGAATTCTCAGGTTCTCTCCCCAGAAAGTTGGCTTCTTCATCATTTTCCGGTTATATTTAAAATAAATTATATTTATAACGAATGGGGACAAATGTAATCAATTACGGATTACGAATGACGAATTACGAATGGAGGACCCATTTTAAACCTGTTATTTTAGTAACCTCCCTATTAGGAAAACCCTAATTCGTAATTTGTAATTCGTAATTCGTAATTGCTACCGGTGATATCCTTTGCTGTACAGTTCTGTGGCGGTATAGGTGGTATACGGGGCTTCCAGCAGGGGATAGTCCCAGCAGCCCATGCGATGAAACAGTTCTCCGCCGAAGCCGTTTTTGAACTTGTACAGGCCATATAACGGATGTCGCGGATCGGGGGTGGGAGATACGCCGAAGAAGTCATACTCCGTACAGCCTTTACGTTTAGCCCGCTGCATGGCTTCCCATTGCAGCAGGTAAGTGCCCATATAGTTCCGGTGCGTATTGGAGGAGGCGCCGTAAAGATAAGTGCCGCGGTTGCCCGCTACCACGAGGAACATGGCCGCCAGCGGAATACCATTGGCCTCGGCCAGCAGCATCTCCACATCGGCAGGGGATGTGCTGTTATTGGCACGGGCGGTCAGCACGGTCCTGAAATAACCGATATCTTCCTGCACAATACCGTTACGTGCGCACGTTTGTGCGTACAGGTTATACCATGTATCGATATTCTCCAGCCCGGCGGCCTTTACCTGCACGCCTTTGCGGCTTGCCAGCTGGATATTGTACCGGGTCTTCGTTTTCATACTGTCGAGCAACAACCGCTCATCTTTCTTCAAATCCATAAAAATGGTGTTGGAGGGAAGGATGTCTGTATTCGACTTTTTCAGGTTCCGGCCGCGGGTGCTGTAGTTGAAACGCAACTCCTGCATTTGTTTGGCCGGAGGGCCCAGCCAGCTGCCGTTTTCATCGAAGTATTGCGCTTCGCCTGACCAATGCGACTGCCACGCGAGGTCATAACGTATCATGATACATTGCTCCGGCAGCAGCGGCCGCAGGCTCTCAGACAGCTCTTCCAGGAAAACGCCCTGACAGTCGGTATCAGGCTCTATCTCCGGTCCATAGGGCACATACGCGATATACTGTTCGTCGCTGATCTGCCGCAGGATCACCAGTACGTCATTCTCTATATAACCATGTTCCGCAGCGCCGGCAAACAACGCCTGTCGCTGCACTTTAAAATCAAAGGCGCAGGTTTCCCAGCCCTGCCGGCTTTTCACCTCCGACCAATACGCCGTCTGTTGTAAAATAGCTGTCTTGTTTACCTGCCTGATCTCTTTTTTGCAAATGTCAATGTACATGATGCATCACGGTTGGATGTAAAAAAAGAAACCGCTTCACTTCCGCCGGAAATGAAACGAATGAAAATAACGCTATAAGTACGGGGCCCCCGGTATACGGCCGTCAGATCAACAGCCCGGGGCTTGTGTATGGAAGTCCTTGAAATTGGAAATGAAGTACAGCTTTTTACAGAAGCAACAGAAGGAGATGACAGCAGCTTTTTCCGCTACAGGAGCGGAAAATAGGCGGTGTTGCTTTGTGTTGTATGATAAAAACTGTAACATGACGGCTGCAA
This sequence is a window from Chitinophaga varians. Protein-coding genes within it:
- a CDS encoding DUF4402 domain-containing protein; its protein translation is MKKVLSLMAIISVFFAATAVAQTSATATANASATVITPITLTKTLDLNFGILAASPIPGTLKITPAGIRTTTGGVSTLSTAGTVTPAIFSVAGEDGYSYAITLPLIPVVLHNTTHAGAFMLATNFTSSPAVITGGVLTGGSQALNVGATLFVGPNQVNGLYTTSIPFPVTVNYN
- a CDS encoding XRE family transcriptional regulator, producing the protein MMKKPTFWGENLRILRTRKKLSQQHLADLLGINRNKITAQESGKTRNPRLEDLVLISDFFRVDLDTFIKNDLQQATEEQLLELEAGNTVDLTGRHIRILPITVDQDNEENMEYVSARARAGYRSGHADPEFIAGLPKFSLPELPRGKTIRMFPISGDSMQPIPDGSHIIAQYLEDWSHLKDNTACVLVLKGGEEDIIFKLVTSRIKQKGTLLLRSLNEEYADFEVPINEVAEIWTFIGYLSKQLPEVTAMQ
- a CDS encoding ArsR/SmtB family transcription factor, whose product is MEKRRDIYQAIADPTRREIISLIARQSMNLNAIADNFDASRPAISQHIKVLTECGLVIIRQQGRERYCELKIDKLKEVTSWVEECNKYWNAAIDSMEDYLQQLQTKNKKHGKQQ
- a CDS encoding SRPBCC domain-containing protein; this translates as MANSNNQDTFISRIINAPQELVFEAWTQEEHLRHWYAPKGCTVHFAHVDIRPGGSFLSCIRNPEGNYKDCWCKTTFLEIIRPEKIVCTLQVADAGGNPISARDAGMDPDWPDETILTLTFTPEGDKTLFTLHQTVNTALAKRTGAYPSWIQMLDILEAHLQPAGIR
- a CDS encoding lipid II:glycine glycyltransferase FemX is translated as MYIDICKKEIRQVNKTAILQQTAYWSEVKSRQGWETCAFDFKVQRQALFAGAAEHGYIENDVLVILRQISDEQYIAYVPYGPEIEPDTDCQGVFLEELSESLRPLLPEQCIMIRYDLAWQSHWSGEAQYFDENGSWLGPPAKQMQELRFNYSTRGRNLKKSNTDILPSNTIFMDLKKDERLLLDSMKTKTRYNIQLASRKGVQVKAAGLENIDTWYNLYAQTCARNGIVQEDIGYFRTVLTARANNSTSPADVEMLLAEANGIPLAAMFLVVAGNRGTYLYGASSNTHRNYMGTYLLQWEAMQRAKRKGCTEYDFFGVSPTPDPRHPLYGLYKFKNGFGGELFHRMGCWDYPLLEAPYTTYTATELYSKGYHR
- a CDS encoding DUF4402 domain-containing protein; this translates as MCMHFVQHPAGWAVTGILCLLHCLPAVAQVTPTIVQQLSFGTFSTGQSGGTITVNADGVTTTTGDVIPIGKGTMASPAVIELEAPVGSRIAILETNSLLKGGKGNTLSLRIKSSDPAMPFITKTPRTSIHIGGTLTINKPGQTASGNYNGQVFITFLAGE
- a CDS encoding molecular chaperone — translated: MYATMLMKRLTLRVQQRYEIIFATAFTLSFLLLHTVIVHAQGNLMIYPKRVVFDGSKRTQDLGLANTGADTATYQVSFVQVRMKEDGSFENIEQPDSGQSFASANLRIFPRTVTIAPKESQAVKLQAINTGSLPPGEYRSHVYFRAVPAPLPAGETPMRPKDTSNLEVKLVPVFGVTIPVIIRVGADSTLVVISDMDLDFKDPKQPQVMFALNRSGNMSAYGDLTIDYISPSGQRTRAAAVKGVAVYTPLLKRKVRIDLDNTAKLNYHQGRLEVSYETASGKPATLAKQEMFLR
- a CDS encoding carboxypeptidase-like regulatory domain-containing protein, with amino-acid sequence MKNLHDMLMPVLFGALCIACAITGTSGSCLAQSPGSDDELVVTVGMQELGNAEISAIIRNQDVYLSVSDLFDFLQVKNTLSPQADTLSGFIISPEDKFIIDKSTHTITYNKKTFTMDAQKLICTPAGFYLRSASWADVFGVNCAFRFRDLYVAMTTKRELPVIREMKQQKLRDNINRLKGEEKADTVIRRKATPFSINAADWSVMTTTQQDATSLNLNLSLGGQVAGGETNLQMNYIDGNLDVRNQQFMWHYVNNDHPLLRQVTVGKINNMAIASVLYPLAGVQFTNAPTLNRSAFGTYRLTDITTPGWKVELYINHELVDYQQADASGFFAFNVPIIYGNTTVTLRFYGPFGEVRTEQREIMVPFNFLPAGEMEYTLTGGIVLDGQSSRYAMGAVHYGITKRITIGAGTEYLSSIPGGKPIPFMHAAWRLTDNLIFSGEYAYDVRSKASLFWRMPCEMEIEAQYLRYKPGQQAVKYNYQEERKLSIMLPIRKPNFSLFSRLTVDQITMPPAEQVPTTEKIPLTPSIPSVKYTTVEWITSGTIGRVNTNVTTFCNFREDAPPVAYSTLSQTYRLFSNMFVMPRVQYSYDSHQFSNARVELERNIRQRTYVRLSFERDFLYQQFIGGITLRYDFRFAKAGMSAMIAGRNSSLTASAGGSLLYDRESHYLMTSNVGSVGRAQLTVLAFLDINGNGKRDAGEPKVDGLSIQVNGGLSVFDKQDTLYRVFNLEPYRKYLIRLNPDGLSSVAWQLKHTAIGVTALPNQFKPVEIPVTVSGEVAGMVRNTQKQGLSRIRINVLDTDCHTVASVLTETDGYFSYLGLRPGTYTLSLDPAQLQRLHMTAQPAEITVTIKQNPEGDVVDGLMFKLSPILSANPPK